One Rissa tridactyla isolate bRisTri1 chromosome 4, bRisTri1.patW.cur.20221130, whole genome shotgun sequence DNA window includes the following coding sequences:
- the RHPN2 gene encoding rhophilin-2 has product MTDALPPRGCPGAEPAEDGYFRKGCNPLAETGRSKLQNQRAVLNQQILRAVRMRAGAENLLRATTNNKVREQVLLELSFVNSDLQILKEELEGLNISVEVYQNTEETFSIPLVPLGLKETKEVDFTLPLKDFILEHYSEDSSEYEDEIADLMDLRQACRTPSRDEAGIEMLISYFLQLGYVENRFFPPTRHMGVLFTWYDSFTGVPVCQQNLLLEKASILFNIGALYTQIGTRCNRQTQAGLENAVDAFQRAAGVLSYLKETFTHTPSYDMSPAMLNVLVKMMLAQAQECVFEQIGLPGIRNEFFTLVKMTQEVAKVGEVYMLVNTAMNQEPVKENIPYSWSKLAQIKSDHYKALAHYFIATILCDHELQSGDDEDQQEKALSQLYDYMPEGLMVLTVLKDKVQRKQLGKAHLRKAIVYHEEALRVCGLCKKLRNIDVLQEVLTAAHKRSLLKYAQQETEDDFLSLIQAPDILPKTEHKIETIAPQFSKVKVKDFFHRLGPLTVFSAKQRWTAPRTIHIHHEAGELGFSLKGGSPVQIYCLDPACSAASMGLKEGDYIVSVGGVDCKWLGVNEVLEKFKSVGEQPIEVEVISCQDTAASMHSKSATYSVGMQKTYSLICLAMEEDKTDQTKKAPLKLPFLSWGTKNRQKAASTLCLPSAVAGSSRMKKKLSPFTLLNTESSLY; this is encoded by the exons GGTTGTAATCCTCTTGCTGAGACTGGTCGAAGCAAACTGCAAAATCAAAGAGCTGTCCTAAACCAACAGATCTTAAGAGCAGTAAGAATGAGAGCAGGTGCTGAAAATCTTTTAAG AGCAACCACCAACAACAAAGTACGAGAGCAGGTACTACTGGAATTGAGTTTTGTAAACTCAGACCTGCAGATCTTAAAGGAGGAATTGGAAGGACTTAATATCTCAGTAGAAGTTTATCAAAATACAGA agAGACTTTCAGCATTCCCTTGGTACCTCTTGGCCTGAAGGAAACCAAAGAGGTAGACTTTACACTCCCTCTCAAG gattttattCTGGAACATTATAGTGAAGACAGTTCTGAGTATGAAGATGAAATAGCAGATCTCATGGATCTGAGACAA gcCTGCCGCACTCCTAGCCGAGATGAAGCTGGCATTGAGATGTTGATAAGCTATTTCCTTCAACTTGGTTAtgtagaaaacagatttttcccaCCCACCAGGCACATGGGAGTCTTATTTACATG GTATGATTCCTTCACAGGTGTCCCAGTGTGTCAGCAGAATCTGTTGCTTGAAAAAGCTAGTATTTTATTCAACATTGGAGCCCTCTACACTCAGATTGGAACAAGATGCAATCGTCAGACCCAGGCCGGACTTGAAAATGCTGTTGATGCTTTTCAGAGAGCTGCAG GAGTCCTAAGCTACCTAAAGGAGACCTTTACTCACACACCAAGTTATGATATGAGCCCAGCTATGCTGAACGTACTGGTAAAAATGATGCTTGCACAAGCTCAAGAGTGTGTTTTTGAGCAGATTGGTCTTCCTGGAATACGCAATGAGTTTTTCACACTAGTGAAAATGACACAGGAAGTTGCCAAG GTGGGAGAGGTTTACATGCTGGTTAACACTGCAATGAATCAGGAACCAGTGAAAGAGAATATTCCCTATTCCTGGTCTAAACTGGCACAAATAAAGTCAGACCATTACAAAGCTCTGGCACATTACTTCATTGCCACCATTCTGTGTGACCATGAAT TGCAGTCCGGTGATGATGAAGATCAGCAGGAGAAAGCCTTGTCCCAGTTGTATGACTACATGCCTGAAGGACTGATGGTTCTCACTGTTTTAAAGGACAAAGTTCAGAGAAAACAGCTAG GGAAGGCACATTTACGCAAAGCCATTGTTTACCATGAAGAAGCCCTAAGAGTCTGTGGTCTGTGCAAGAAGCTTCGAAACATTGATGTTCTTCAGGAGGTTCTGACAGCCGCACATAAGCGCTCACTTCTGAAATATGCTCAACAAGAGACGGAAGATGACTTCCTCAGTCTAATCCAGGCTCCAGATATCCTTC ctAAAACGGAGCATAAAATAGAAACAATTGCTCCCCAGTTTTCCAAGGTGAAAGTTAAAGATTTCTTTCACAGGCTG GGCCCACTGACAGTGTTCTCGGCCAAGCAGAGGTGGACGGCTCCACGTACCATTCACATCCACCATGAAGCAGGAGAGCTAGGATTCAGTCTTAAAGGAGGTTCACCAGTACAGATTTATTGTCTTGATCCAGCTTGTTCTGCAGCA TCGATGGGCCTAAAAGAAGGTGACTACATTGTTTCAGTTGGTGGGGTGGATTGCAAGTGGCTTGGAGTGAATGAGGTGCTGGAAAAATTCAAAAGCGTGGGAGAACAGCCCATTGAGGTTGAGGTGATCAGTTGCCAGGATACAGCGGCATCTATG CATAGTAAGAGTGCAACTTATTCTGTGGGAATGCAGAAGACATACTCCTTAATCTGTTTAGCCATGGAAGAGGATAAGACTGATCAGACCAAGAAAGCCCCACTGAAACTGCCTTTTTTAAGTTGGGGAACTAAAAATAGACAGAAAGCTGCAAGCACCCTCTGCCTTCCTTCAGCTGTGGCTGGAAGTTCTCGAATGAAGAAGAAGCTTTCTCCCTTCACGCTTTTGAATACAGAAAGTTCATTGTACTGA
- the FAAP24 gene encoding Fanconi anemia core complex-associated protein 24 — protein sequence MTTKANFPVTAGSIVVPYGHVIGNEKWRGSEIAQRLQGKIRLIFEDGLGLVDFHLSNRTCILYISEADLVAGDEFKRRLVRFRNASSLGGIVIVEKTQISDQYFLAVQKLVVLELGMVLLPVANQGEASQLITQLVREQSKDHNRNPFIRKQCSQLAEPSVFRTVQQIPGVGKTKALLLLQQFGSIHRLCNASVKELELVVGQTVAQQIYTFLCS from the exons ATGACAACAAAAGCAAACTTTCCTGTGACAGCAGGATCTATAGTTGTCCCTTATGGGCATGTGATTGGAAATGAGAAGTGGAGAGGGTCAGAGATAGCCCAAAGGCTACAAG GAAAAATTAGACTCATCTTTGAAGATGGCTTGGGACTTGTGGATTTTCATCTTTCAAACAGAACTTGCATATTATATATTTCTGAAGCAGATTTGGTTGCAGGGGATGAATTCAAACGAAGATTGGTTCGGTTTAGAAAC GCCAGCAGTCTTGGGGGAATTGTAATTGTAGAGAAAACCCAAATAAGTGATCAATACTTCTTAGCAGTACAAAAGCTTGTTGTGCTAGAACTTGGAATGGTGTTGCTTCCTGTGGCAAATCAAGGAGAAGCTTCTCAACTTATTACTCAGCTA gTCCGTGAGCAAAGTAAGGATCACAACCGTAACCCCTTTATTCGTAAACAGTGTTCTCAGCTGGCAGAGCCATCGGTGTTTCGGACTGTGCAACAAATTCCAGGAGTTGGGAAAACAAAAGCTCTGCTTCTACTGCAGCAGTTTGGAAGCATCCACCGGCTTTGTAATGCATCTGTCAAAGAGCTTGAGCTAGTAGTTGGACAAACGGTAGCACAAcaaatttacacttttttatGTTCCTGA